agcttttgggttggtgatagttAATTCGAATTTCCCAAAAaaggaagaccacttggtaaccttcagtagttcggtggctaagactcagatagactttttactccttaggaaggatgataaaggtctgtgcaaagactgcaaggtcattccgataaacaaccttacaacccgacataagctcttggtaatggatttagggatcaagatgacgaggaagaagagggtcgggaatgatcgacctaggatcagatgggggagtttgaccacggctagtgccctggagatgggagagaaattgaaggacatgGGGACCTggaatagtagtggggatgcgaacagtatgtgggataggacgactagttgtattagggttgtagcaagggaagtgttgggagtctcgacaggtagtcgtagtcgacatcaaggggactggtggtggaatgtagaagtgcaagggaaggtggaagcaaagaaaatggcgtacgcgaagttgatagaaagcacggatgaggtggagaagtggacgaataaggaactttataagatagcgaagaaggaggcgaagttggctgtttcgacggcaaaaacgatagcttttgaacgtctttatgctgaactagaagaaaaaggtggggataggaaattgttcaagctagccagggcgcgggagagaagggaacgcgatgtggatcaagtgaagtgcattaaggacgagcatggaaaagtattggtagaagagactctcattaaacagaggtggcagtcatacttccataaactcttgaatgacgtaggggacagagactttgtgttgggagatttggaacatccAGAGAGGCGTCGCAATTTTGgatattgcaggagtattaaggtcgaagaggttaagggtgctgttcgtaggatgcgctggggaagagcaaccggacctgacgagattcctggggaattttggaagagcgccagcttggtaggtttggagtggctgactaggttatttaatgtcatctttaaaacggcaacgatgcccgaagaatggaggtcgagcgtaatgatccctctatacaaaaacaaaggggatatccagagttgcaacaactatagaggtatcaagttactaagccacactatgaaagtgtgggaaagagtggtggagatgagggtgaggagaggcgtgtctatttcagagaaccagttcagatttatgccgggacgctcaactacagaagccatccatcttatgaggagactggtggagcaatatagggagaggaagagggacttgcatatggtattcatcgacttagaaaaggcctacgataaagttccaagagagatactatggaaatgtttggaggctaaagatgtacctgtgacatacattagggtgatcaaggacatgtatgagggagccaaaaccagggtaaggacagtaggaggggactcagagcattttccaattgggatggggttgcatcaaggatcagctctaagtccatttttatttgccttggtaatggatgcattgacgcgacaaattcaaggtgaggtgccatggtgtatgcttttcgcggatgacatagtcctgattgatgagactcgtagtggagttaatgctaagctggaggattggagacataccttggaatctaaagggtttaagctgagtatgaccaagacagagtacttagagtgcaagtttagtgagacaccccaggaggttggcgtggaagttaagcttggtgcccaagccattcaaaagagaagtagttttaagtatcttgggtctatcatgcaaggcagcggggagattgacgatgatgtcacacatcgtattggggcaacgtggatgaaatggaggctcgcttccggagtgttatgcgacaagaaggtgccaccacaacttaagggcaagttctacaaagtggtggttagaccggctatgttgtatggggcagagtgttggccagttaagatctctcacattcaaaagatgaaagttgccgagatgagaatgttgagatggatgtgtggtcacaccaggagcgacaggattagaaatgaggctattcgggacaaggtaggagtggcctcggtggaagacaagatgcgggaaatgcgactgagatggtttgggcatgtgaagaggagagacacagatgacccagtgaggaggtgtgagaggttggccatggatggttacagaagaggtaggggtaggccgaagaagtattggggagaggtgattagacaggacatggctcagttacagcttaccgaggacatgaccttagataggaggctgtggaggacccacattagggtagaaggctagtacatagtctcgttattcttccctattcataggcgcactagcacattacaattccttgtactctcatttctgctatttctgttactatttattgctttcagtacttttgattactctattttatctgtgatgccttcgttatttattttcctatagcgctttgaatttcttaaccttatctgacccccttttatgccttttttgagccgagggtctctcggaaacagccgtcctaccttggtaggagtaaggtctgcgtacactctaccctccccagaccccacgttgtgggatttcactgggttgttgttgttgttgttgttgtaaagaGTGAAGAACAAAGCACACATATTTCCCAGACCTGGAAATCCTAGAATAATAAAGCAGAAAATATCAATTAAATTTACAAAATCGTACTGCATGCTACGTAGAATGCTCATTTTTCAAGAAGAGGATTTTCATTTTCTCAACCAGCAAGTGCTAAATAAACTTGATTGCTTTTTGCAGTTCCTCTAATTAAGTGACTCATAAATTTCATAGACTTGGGAATTTAAACCACAGCTAAAGAAGATAGAAGAAAAACCTTTTTGAATCAATATAAAGATCATTAAATCTTCCTTCAGTTAATAAAATTCGAATCTAAATTCTTAACTAACATCCAAATAACCGCAGGAGAACATAAAAAGTTCAGCAGAACAAAATTGAAGTATCTGCAAATTTTTATGGGTAGGAAGGAAATACCTGAACAAATTGTTGTCAAATATGATGATGATTGCTCAATTCAATATTTCTAAAGGTGCCTTTGAACTAGTTAGAGAAAACAGTTCCACCTCAGTCGTGACTTTCCACCTTTGTTCCAGATATGGTGCATCCGTGTGGCTCGTTCATTTCAGATTTACAAAATGTTTTACATGATTAACATGAGGTAATAACTTAATAGAGTTATCAATAATTCAGATCACCAGTAATCTCCACATGAACAGGTTCCATCCTTAAAATGGTGGAAACGGTGCATATCACGGACAATAATTTCTCGTTTCATGACAAGTGAGATGTACTTTGTTGCACTATGGCAGTCACCACAAACCCGGAGATTTTTCCTGATGTGAATAGTTGTACCGGCACTTGTATTTAAAAGTCCAAATGCAATAGCAAGCTTCTCACTGTGGCTCTTTAGCAATTGCTCCTGAACTACATCTTCCACATCGTGAATTGAATCAGTATCAGCTATGTATCCAGCAGCTTTAATCCTATCAAACAATTTCTCAAGGTAAGCATAGATCTTCTCTGACTGAGGATGGCTAGTGCTTCCTGAGTAGAATGTGTGGACCTCGTTTCTTAAATCAACCAGACTGCATCCAGGTGTCTTTTGAATACCTTTTCTCTCCATCATAGTTCTGACTTTGGAAACTTTATGCCACATTGAAGCCGTGGCGTACATATTAGCAAGAAGCACATGATATCCACCATCATCGGGATTTAGCTCAAATAGCTTGTCTGCTGCCTTCTCTCCCAGATCAACATTTTTGTGAATCTTGCAAGCTCCCAACATCGCACCATAGACATTGAGTCCTGGTCTGATGGGCATATCCGAAATGAAGTTCCAAGCCTCACTCAGCCGACCAGCTCGACCAATTAGGTCAACCATTGCCCCGTAATGGTCCATTGAAGGCTCCAAGCTGTATTCTTCTCTCATGATTGTGAAATAATTGCGCCCCTTCTCTACAAAGCCAGAGTGACTGCAAGCTGAGATAACACAGAGAAATGTTATATCGTTGGGCTCTACATGCCCCTTCCGCATTTCCTCAAACAATTCAACAGCTTCCTTTCCAAATCCATATGTGCCATATCCATCAATCATGGCATTCCATGTTGTAACATGCCTATCATCCATCATGTCAAATAGCTTTCTTGCTGTGTGAACTGCTCCACATTTTGCATACATGTCAACAAGTGCAGTGGCTACAAAAACATTCCTGTTCAAACAAGTTCTTACAGCAAATCCATGTATCCACTTAGCTTGGCGCAATACTGATAACTCAGCAAGAGCAGTAACAACACTTACCATTGTAAATGAATCAGGTTTGATGTTCTGCATATGCATTTTACAAAAGTGAGTTAATGCATCCATTACACATCCATTTTGTCCATAGCCCAATATCATAGCATTCCATGAGACTAGTGTTCTTTCTTTCAAGTTTTCGAACAATTCAGCTGCAATATCCACCCTTTGGCACTTGCAATACATTGAAATCAACGAGTTAACAACTGCAACATTAGAACCAAGACCTAGTTGGTTAACTAATTTGTAAACATATTGTCCAAGCTCAATATTCCTTGATTCAGCACACGCATGTAAAGTGCTCATAATAGTCACATTCGTTGGTTTGAATCCTTCATCCAACATTCTCTGAAAGATGATAAGAGCTTCATCATAATATCCATTCCGTGCATATCCGTCTATCATAACATTCAACGATACAACCGTCTTAGAATCCATCTTATCAAAAACCAACCTGGCAATACCCACTGACCCACATTTAGCATACATATCGACCAAAGCAGTCGAGACATTCACAAGAGACTCAAAACCATTTCTAAAAACATATCCATGAATTGACTTTCCTATTTTCAAGGACCCAATAGCAGCACAAGCAGGCAAAATGGACACAACTGTAACCGAATCAGGCCTATTACACCCTTCCTCCTGCATCCTCAAAACCAACTCCAACGCTCTCTTTGACATCCCATTTTGTGCATATCCTGAAATAACCGTATTCCAACAAACCAAGTCCCTCTCAGGCATTCTATCAAACATCTTATATGCATCACCAACCATCTCACATTTCGCGTAGAGATTCACAACACTAGTCATTGCAAACAAACTATCTGAAAACCCATGAAGAATCAACTGTGCATGTACCTGTTTACCCTTAACAACATCAGAATTATCCGCACAAGCTTTTAACAAATAGCTAAAATTGTATATTACCGGAGTTACATTATCATATCTCAAACGAGAGTAAAAAGCCAAAGAAGAATCCAAAGTAGAGTGATGGGTATGGCCTTTGAGCATCGTATGATACATGGGGTCAACTTTGAGTTTAGCAAAATCAAACACTTTGGTGGCATCATTAAGGCTACCATATTTGGTGAATAAGCTAACTAATTTTGTTTCAAAGAGGTGTTCATTACAGAGACCGTTTTTGATAATGTGAGGGAGAATTTGGTGAAGCTCTTTCATGGAATTGCAGAGTTCAAGGAGGATTGCTGTTGGGtgtttgtatatatgtgatggGATGTGGACCCTTTGAGATAGAGACGGCGGCTGGGGAGTCGCCGCCGGTAACGGTGTTGCAGATAGCGGTGGAGTGGCGGAGCCGGCCAACAGCGGGAAACTCATGAAGCTTACTGATTCTTCACTGAAATCTACTGATACAGTAAAGTACCACTTCCAAAGCGCAGCTTACAATCGAGCTGTAATCTCCATTCTCCATTAATATTCATTATCTTTTATATAGCTTTTATTTCTAGTAAAATTCTCCATTCTTATTTTCTCAGTTTCAATCTAGATTTTTTCAAATAAACAGGATAATAGGATATATACCAAACACAAGCCAATCAtttgaaaaggaaaacaaagagaattaattaagaataaatagtCAACCAAAAGTATTTATTAACATGTATTTCGTTTTttaatagatttttatttttcataatcaaactaAGAACCCGTTTGAATATGCTTTTGGAAAAGAAAGCAAAGGTACAAGATTAACATAAATGTTCAACAACATTTTCTCGCAATATAATTCAAACACAATACTTCCAAAAAATTTCAACTCTTCCAAATTACAATTTGGTTTTTATTGATCTATGAAAATAAAAGGtaacaaaattattttgagaGTTAAATGTTAGATTGCTTATATGGTCGGTCAATAACTGGAAATGAtgtaacaaaattattttactttattttgtaattaaaaaaaaggcaTCTTATACATTAGACATGATAAATCTTTTAACACGAAAATCAGCGTGTAGATTAGACATTATTAGAGAAAGGTAAAGAAAACAAACACCAAAAGAGCATATTATACATGGTAAATTGAACCACA
The sequence above is a segment of the Solanum dulcamara chromosome 11, daSolDulc1.2, whole genome shotgun sequence genome. Coding sequences within it:
- the LOC129872944 gene encoding pentatricopeptide repeat-containing protein At1g11290, chloroplastic — encoded protein: MSFPLLAGSATPPLSATPLPAATPQPPSLSQRVHIPSHIYKHPTAILLELCNSMKELHQILPHIIKNGLCNEHLFETKLVSLFTKYGSLNDATKVFDFAKLKVDPMYHTMLKGHTHHSTLDSSLAFYSRLRYDNVTPVIYNFSYLLKACADNSDVVKGKQVHAQLILHGFSDSLFAMTSVVNLYAKCEMVGDAYKMFDRMPERDLVCWNTVISGYAQNGMSKRALELVLRMQEEGCNRPDSVTVVSILPACAAIGSLKIGKSIHGYVFRNGFESLVNVSTALVDMYAKCGSVGIARLVFDKMDSKTVVSLNVMIDGYARNGYYDEALIIFQRMLDEGFKPTNVTIMSTLHACAESRNIELGQYVYKLVNQLGLGSNVAVVNSLISMYCKCQRVDIAAELFENLKERTLVSWNAMILGYGQNGCVMDALTHFCKMHMQNIKPDSFTMVSVVTALAELSVLRQAKWIHGFAVRTCLNRNVFVATALVDMYAKCGAVHTARKLFDMMDDRHVTTWNAMIDGYGTYGFGKEAVELFEEMRKGHVEPNDITFLCVISACSHSGFVEKGRNYFTIMREEYSLEPSMDHYGAMVDLIGRAGRLSEAWNFISDMPIRPGLNVYGAMLGACKIHKNVDLGEKAADKLFELNPDDGGYHVLLANMYATASMWHKVSKVRTMMERKGIQKTPGCSLVDLRNEVHTFYSGSTSHPQSEKIYAYLEKLFDRIKAAGYIADTDSIHDVEDVVQEQLLKSHSEKLAIAFGLLNTSAGTTIHIRKNLRVCGDCHSATKYISLVMKREIIVRDMHRFHHFKDGTCSCGDYW